One Eubalaena glacialis isolate mEubGla1 chromosome 11, mEubGla1.1.hap2.+ XY, whole genome shotgun sequence DNA segment encodes these proteins:
- the LOC133101736 gene encoding small ribosomal subunit protein uS3m-like, which produces MEVCRQLRGTCNIDQASYKNRKLPGVSRALHTSPPSPTSREVGAKNRVARVRLGKGDKLVTCEEAHAPHHITHRKDWLALHTGNLDGEDQATERAVEDVFLRQFLLGIFPGCLPDQLILKRQANQVEICALVLRQLPAHRFSFLVGYGETLLSHFYKCPVHLQTVPSKIVYI; this is translated from the exons ATGGAAGTGTGCAGGCAACTCCGAGGCACCTGCAACATAGATCAAGCCTCTTACAAA AACCGGAAGCTGCCAGGAGTCTCGCGAGCCTTGcacacctctcctccctctcccacctctcgCGAGGTCGGCGCTAAGAACCGGGTGGCCCGAGTTCGACTGGGCAAGGGGGACAAGCTAGTGACCTGCGAGGAGGCGCACGCGCCTCACCACATCACCCACCGCAAGGACTGGCTGGCACTGCACACAGGTAACCTGGATGGGGAGGACCAGGCTACAGAGCGAGCGGTGGAAGATGTCTTCCTTCGCCAGTTTCTGTTGGGCATCTTCCCCGGCTGCCTCCCCGAcc AGCTTATTCTAAAGCGCCAGGCTAACCAGGTGGAGATCTGTGCCCTGGTCCTGAGGCAGCTGCCTGCGCACAGGTTCTCCTTCCTTGTGGGCTACGGTGAGACTCTGCTGTCCCACTTTTACAAGTGTCCTGTGCATCTCCAAACTGTGCCCTCAAAGATTGTGTATATCTAG